The Methanococcus voltae PS genomic interval CCACCATTTAATATTTAATAGAAGCTCTATTTTTTCATTACTAAACCTTTTTTTAATTACTTTTGCGGGGCAACCGCCTACAATTGTGTAAGGTGCTACATCTTTGGTTACGAGGCTTCTAGTACCTATTACGGCACCGTCCCCGATTTTTACGCCTGGCATAATAAGAGATTCGGCACCTATCCAAACGTCATTACCGATTATAGTGTCACCTTTTTTTACAAAACTTTCGGGGATTTCAGTATCTAAATCAATAGGGTTATTTGATACGATAGATAATGGATAAGCAGAAATATAATCATAACGGTGCCCTTGATTTCCCCCCATTATGAATTTTACACCCGAAGCTATACTACAA includes:
- a CDS encoding CatB-related O-acetyltransferase; this translates as MNIDNSSVHDFGKNVTIEEIDNPLVEIGEYTYYSGYYHGHSFRDCIMYLDEQDKGKDVDKLIIGKFCSIASGVKFIMGGNQGHRYDYISAYPLSIVSNNPIDLDTEIPESFVKKGDTIIGNDVWIGAESLIMPGVKIGDGAVIGTRSLVTKDVAPYTIVGGCPAKVIKKRFSNEKIELLLNIKWWNWDIEKIRASISILMSDNFEALKGLEKL